The following DNA comes from Syntrophorhabdaceae bacterium.
TGCTCGCCGAGCTTCGCAAGCGCTCACGAGAGAGCGGTTGGTCTTTGAGAGGCCCCTCGGCAAGCACAGGGACCCTTTCTTCGAATGAGGGCCGGTCGTTTCTGTATAAAACGCCGATGGGTATACGCTCCCCCCATTCAAGGGCCTTTTGAAAAGCCGATGCCCTGTCTTTCGGATCATAGCCCTCCCCTAAACGATAAACCCGTTCCCCGTACCACTCGTACGTATTGATTCTATTGAATGTTACACAGGGCTGGAGGATGTCTACCAGAGAAAAACCCTTGTGCGTCATGACCTCCTTTATAAGTCCCTTCAAGTGATCGTGGTCTCCTGCGTATCCGCGCGCCACAAAGCTGCAGTCGAGTGCCACGGCCATGGCCAGGGGACTTAGCGGTTGAGACAAAACGCCGAAGGGCTGGTTTTTTACTAACACGCCCTCTGCGCTGGTGGGGGAGGCCTGCCCCTTTGTGAGCCCGTAGATTTGGTTGTCGTGCACGAATGTCTTTATACCGATATTCCTTCTCATCGCATGGATGAGGTGGTTTCCCCCTTCTCCGTACATATCTCCGTCTCCACCCACCGCAACGACGGTCATGGTATGATTCGCCAGCTTCACGCCTGTAGCAACGGGAATGCTTCTCCCATGCAACCCGTTAAAGGTATTACATCTCACATAGTGAGGGAACTTACCGGCCTGACCGATACCGGAGACTATAGCGAAGTGGTCGGGCGCAAGCCCCACTTCTGACACGGCCTCCCTAAAAGCCCGTAATATCCCAAAGTTGCCGCATCCGGGACACCATGCTGGCATATCCGACCGATAATTATCTAAGCCTGGCATCAATTTCTCCCCTCAGTTCCTCCAGCATAAAGGGCCTTCCGTCGCATCTGTTCACATGGTCGGTGAATTCATAGCCCGTTTCCGCCCTGACCAACCGGGAGAACTGCGATGACCCGTTTTGCTCCACACAGATCGTGATCCTCGCTTTATTGAGCAGGGCCATATAGTCAAATGCAGCTCTGTCAGGGAAGGGGTAAAGCTCGCTGAAATGGAGCATGGCGATGGAGGTATGGTCGATCATCACATCCACAACCTCCTTCAAAATGCCATACATAGACCCCCAGCCCACAAGAACTACCTCTGCATCTGTCCTGCCGTACAAGAGCGGAGCAGCGATCTCCTTCTTCAGGGCAGACAGCTTTTGAAACAATCTTTTCCGTACCATGGCGACCCTGACTGCGGCGTCTTCAGTAATATGCCCTTCTTCAGTGTGTTCGTCGCTGTCAGTGACAATGAGGCGCTCTGTGTCGCCGGGCACACCAAAGGGTGATACACCGTTTTCGGTAAGGGCGTGTCGCTTATATATGGAAGGACCTGCAAGATCTTGGCCCTTTAGCCGGCGGTCATTGTAGGTGATCCTTTCAAGGTCAAAACCCTCGTAGGTCCACTGTGAGTCGGCAAAGTATTGGTCGGTGAGGATCAAGGCGGGCAGTTGATATTTCTGCGAAAGCTCGAAGGCCTTATTTGTAAGATAAAAGGCCTGTTCCGGGCTTCCCGGGGCGAAGACAACACGTGCAAACTCGCCGTGGCCGGCGTGCAGGGCAAAGAGAAGCTCACCCTGTTCGGTGCGTGTGGGGAAGCCGGTTGCAGGTCCCGGTCTCTGTGCCAGCGCCACGACAAGCGGAGTTTCCGTCATGCCCGAGAGCGATAAGCCCTCGACCATAAGGGCAAACCCCCCACCCGAAGAACCGGTCATGGCTCGTACCCCGCCAAAGGATGCGCCGAGCGCCATGTTAATTGCGCTTATCTCATCTTCGGCCTGCTCAACGACTATACCGTATTCCCGCGCCTTTTGAGCCACAGAAACCATGATTCCGGTAGACGGCGTCATGGGGTAGGCAGCATAAAACTTGCATCCGGAGGCCACAGCCCCGAAACCGACCGCTTCGTTGCCGTCAATCAGCATCTTTGCGCCGGACGATGAACCGAGCGAGAAGGCACACCGCGTGCAATGGGACCCGGCGTACTGGTGCCCGGCCGTGGCAACCTTCCTGTTTACCTCCAGAGTCTTTTCGTCTTTGCCCGCAAGCGTG
Coding sequences within:
- a CDS encoding 2-oxoacid:ferredoxin oxidoreductase subunit beta gives rise to the protein MPGLDNYRSDMPAWCPGCGNFGILRAFREAVSEVGLAPDHFAIVSGIGQAGKFPHYVRCNTFNGLHGRSIPVATGVKLANHTMTVVAVGGDGDMYGEGGNHLIHAMRRNIGIKTFVHDNQIYGLTKGQASPTSAEGVLVKNQPFGVLSQPLSPLAMAVALDCSFVARGYAGDHDHLKGLIKEVMTHKGFSLVDILQPCVTFNRINTYEWYGERVYRLGEGYDPKDRASAFQKALEWGERIPIGVLYRNDRPSFEERVPVLAEGPLKDQPLSRERLRSSAS
- a CDS encoding 2-oxoacid:acceptor oxidoreductase subunit alpha translates to MKIGGEAGQGVQTIGDTLTKVFSRAGYHVFSHQDYESRVRGGHNFYQIRLADLPVSASRKGIDLIVAFDETSITRHECELTDGGVLLYDPASHKGLLDKPHFLAVPFLDIALQNGGSRVMANTAAIGAVMGILGLPIERLFGVLEVTLAGKDEKTLEVNRKVATAGHQYAGSHCTRCAFSLGSSSGAKMLIDGNEAVGFGAVASGCKFYAAYPMTPSTGIMVSVAQKAREYGIVVEQAEDEISAINMALGASFGGVRAMTGSSGGGFALMVEGLSLSGMTETPLVVALAQRPGPATGFPTRTEQGELLFALHAGHGEFARVVFAPGSPEQAFYLTNKAFELSQKYQLPALILTDQYFADSQWTYEGFDLERITYNDRRLKGQDLAGPSIYKRHALTENGVSPFGVPGDTERLIVTDSDEHTEEGHITEDAAVRVAMVRKRLFQKLSALKKEIAAPLLYGRTDAEVVLVGWGSMYGILKEVVDVMIDHTSIAMLHFSELYPFPDRAAFDYMALLNKARITICVEQNGSSQFSRLVRAETGYEFTDHVNRCDGRPFMLEELRGEIDARLR